The following coding sequences lie in one Fusarium poae strain DAOMC 252244 chromosome 1, whole genome shotgun sequence genomic window:
- a CDS encoding hypothetical protein (SECRETED:SignalP(1-19)~TransMembrane:7 (n4-14c19/20o339-361i382-402o422-440i482-502o508-528i540-560o566-599i)): MKPLAVIASVAALASPVSGEKILYSNSLNSCQKDNGFKATLFNVALTPNNGSAYVKAVATSSIQGKVKFDIRLSAYGYQFLQQTVDPCSINLAGLCPMVSGKIPFKFNLPVGKENLAQVPGIAYNIPDLDATVRVYVNMSDTGESVACVEADFSNGKTVDLKGVKWATAIIAGLGLISSAIVSGVGHANTAAHVASNSLSLFGYFQAQAILGLTSVGLPPIVSSWTQDFQWSMGIIRVGFMQDIFTWYQRATGGTPESILYNVRQVSVQVQKRSLDLASTSIDLFKRSAAMMPRGITEPIGNAAGALAKRANIQTEDGTYVVYGIQRVAFKSRIETTNLFMTGLTFFCIFVVITCLAIAVFKGICELCARQRWMAQDKFLEFRNGWLTVLKGILFRLTLIGFPQMAILCLWEFTQQDSPAEVVLAVFFLLGMAFTLGWGASKVIRIARRSVTMHRNPAYILFSDPQALNKWGFLYVQFRASAYYFIVPVLIYTLVKAMFVGLSQKSDITQAVGFIIIEVGFLIAASVLRPWMDKPTNSFNIAIAAINFINAIFLLIFSNVFGLPKIVVGVVGVVLFVLNASFALILLLMLIVSTALVFFRKNPDARYQFMADDRASFMKSQTQVNATTELDALAATARGDKSGYNKHLDLDEEDSVSSESLARRAETNNQSQASFQRGDAPPRSPVNPAMPLFPADGRPSSPFRTASPNPYQQSNSNLSQQRSADNNSPGGYRSQNNASPWQRGAGYEH; encoded by the exons ATGAAGCCATTGGCGGTCATCGCCTCTGTGGCTGCTCTGGCCTCGCCTGTTTCGGGTGAGAAGATTCTCTACTCCAACTCACTCAACAGTTGTCAGAAAGACAACGGATTCAAAGCCACACTTTTCAACGTCGCCTTGACACCAAACAACGGTTCCGCCTACGTCAAGGCCGTGGCAACGTCGTCTATTCAAGGCAAAGTCAAATTCGACATTCGACTCTCGGCTTATGGGTACCAGTTCCTCCAGCAGACTGTCGATCCATGCTCAATTAACCTTGCTGGTCTATGTCCTATGGTTTCTGGAAAGATTCCCTTCAAATTCAACCTGCCCGTAGGCAAAGAGAATCTTGCTCAAGTGCCCGGAATCGCCTACAACATTCCTGATCTTGATGCTACTGTTCGTGTTTACGTCAACATGTCGGATACTGGCGAGAGTGTTGCATGTGTCGAGGCCGATTTCTCCAACGGAAAGACAGTTGATCTCAAGGGTGTCAAGTGGGCCACTGCCATCATTGCTGGTCTTGGCCTGATCTCTTCTGCCATTGTTTCCGGCGTTGGTCATGCCAACACGGCTGCCCATGTTGCTTCTAACTCGCTCTCCCTGTTTGGTTACTTCCAGGCTCAAGCTATTCTTGGACTCACCAGTGTCGGACTTCCCCCCATTGTCTCATCGTGGACACAGGATTTCCAGTGGTCTATGGGTATTATTCGCGTTGGCTTTATGCAGGACATTTTCACCTGGTACCAGCGAGCAACTGGTGGTACACCTGAGTCAATTCTTTACAACGTCCGCCAGGTCTCAGTGCAAGTACAGAAGCGAAGCTTGGATCTTGCTTCAACTAGCATCGACCTTTTCAAGCGCAGTGCTGCAATGATGCCTCGAGGTATCACCGAGCCAATCGGTAACGCCGCAGGTGCTCTTGCCAAGCGTGCCAACATCCAGACCGAGGACGGAACTTATGTTGTGTACGGTATCCAGCGAGTTGCCTTCAAGTCCAGAATCGAAACCACCAACTTGTTCATGACAGGTCTTACTTTCTTCTGCATTTTTGTGGTCATCACCTGCTTAGCCATTGCCGTATTCAAGGGAATTTGCGAGCTCTGCGCCCGTCAGAGGTGGATGGCCCAGGACAAGTTCCTCGAGTTCCGCAACGGCTGGCTTACCGTCCTTAAGGGTATCCTCTTCCGTTTGACCCTCATCGGTTTCCCTCAGATGGCCATTCTTTGCTTGTGGGAGTTTACTCAGCAGGACTCACCCGCCGAGGTTGTACTCGCTgttttcttcctcctcggaATGGCATTCACCCTCGGATGGGGCGCCAGCAAGGTCATCCGCATCGCTCGCCGTTCTGTTACCATGCACCGAAACCCTGCTTACATTCTGTTCTCTGATCCCCAAGCTCTTAACAAGTGGGGTTTCCTCTACGTTCAGTTCCGAGCCTCTGCCTACTACTTCATCGTTCCTGTCCTTATCTACACTTTGGTCAAGGCCATGTTTGTAGGTTTGTCTCAGAAGAGCGACATCACCCAGGCTGTCGGCTTTATCATTATCGAAGTCGGTTTCTTGATCGCCGCTTCTGTTCTCCGACCCTGGATGGACAAGCCCACCAACTCATTCAACATCGCCATTGCTGCCATCAACTTCATTAACGCTATTttccttctcatcttctctAATGTCTTTGGCCTACCTAAgattgttgttggtgttgtcgGTGTGGTTCTGTTCGTGTTGAACGCCTCGTTTGCTCTGATCCTGCTTCTCATGCTTATTGTCTCGACCGCTTTGGTGTTCTTCCGCAAGAACCCCGATGCTCGATACCAATTTATGGCCGACGACCGTGCCTCCTTCATGAAGTCGCAGACCCAAGTCAACGCTACCACCGAGCTCGACGCTCTTGCAGCCACTGCTCGAGGCGACAAGTCTGGCTACAACAAGCATCTCGATCTGGACGAAGAGGACTCAGTTTCATCCGAGAGTCTGGCGAGACGGGCTGAGACTAACAACCAGTCTCAAGCATCGTTCCAGAGAGGCGACGCACCTCCTCGCTCTCCTGTGAACCCGGCCATGCCACTCTTCCCCGCTGATGGGCGACCATCAAGCCCCTTCCGCACCGCGTCACCAAACCCTTACCAGCAGTCAAACTCAAACCTGTCTCAACAAAGGTCTGCAGACAACAATAGCCCTGGCGGTTACAGGTCACAGAACAATGCCAG TCCTTGGCAGCGCGGTGCTGGTTACGAGCACTAG
- a CDS encoding hypothetical protein (TransMembrane:9 (o331-352i372-394o442-469i490-512o524-543i606-629o635-653i698-721o761-784i)~BUSCO:9208at5125): protein MAYRDDRAEEPFHPYEPYHPSGSAAVSQRPATSQAPLSHRVSAMSLYPDDNPYDPAVHPPLHGRESMVSLASHAGYQSPPQTENDGHAYSPGSGWSASFGYNGAGGSYAPVSAAGPPPSRLPSRAKRMSAYGSSLGRTIPEEGDDEEAYDLSLLGGAVSMGYSSSYNRIKEDDDEDDDVSPGFDLTAALGPMTSHDEDFIKKLQEKEANGMLTGGLGQGFHADVKMRDGELLSANPVTVQRSLSRSFSRRNQPSRMGRAETIRQRGQDEANRKGEVIEVILEENPGADLSSIEGLSTVASNDFRRSTFPVKEGKTEIFYPQPNWKPPTMRWPYLTLLIIISVVLAAVQEYLFQRFHKKPIISFTEPKDIDAFVYFAVKFLPTVVAVTFGVFWQFTDFEVRRLEAFYQLSKQQGALASKSINADYVTSFSFWRPFRAIKLGHYAVALSSFASIMAVSLVPTCAAASIILTPTRKERMERPDDVKEIFVAAMWSRLLTVVLSFCALMGCGLLYVLQTRRSGLLADVRGIAGLASMAVVSHVLMDFKDMDTAKHKDIHQKLKRRRYMLRNSSLAPYEGTSAKVETDKEQDDAAHLSEHPHPLMLRPMGCIPFIIGLLLFAALIPVFLFTPAQVITDKAAWVVTALAVILKLCWGAMETSVRMMEPYYILSKRHAHSKTLTLDYTALPFAYMPLRALLNGHFVVFLVGFGSVMAEFLTILVTSLATVDGQDFIVGYGLHLGKGWKDKDDEDKKLFNSGQETVRSFYITLGSTLFILLYMFVVANMVFFRRRHPFLPRQPNTIASILAFIHQSKMLYNFVGTSKLSNADMAKKLDDGKTYGLGWFTGRDGQTHCGVDQEELTSSYKHGVDYTTMNNPWNAQWDVL, encoded by the coding sequence ATGGCATATCGAGATGACCGGGCTGAAGAGCCCTTCCACCCTTATGAGCCGTATCATCCCTCTGGCTCTGCTGCTGTGTCGCAAAGACCCGCGACGAGCCAGGCGCCTTTGAGCCATCGCGTCTCTGCAATGTCACTTTATCCCGACGACAATCCCTACGATCCTGCGGTACACCCTCCACTTCACGGTCGCGAATCCATGGTCTCGCTCGCCTCTCATGCCGGTTACCAAAGTCCGCCCCAAACCGAAAACGATGGGCATGCATATTCTCCTGGTTCTGGCTGGTCTGCGTCGTTTGGCTACAATGGTGCTGGAGGATCATACGCGCCTGTATCGGCAGCAGGACCACCACCTTCACGCCTTCCATCCAGGGCTAAGCGCATGTCTGCATATGGTTCCTCACTTGGACGAACAATTCCCGAGGagggtgatgatgaagaagcatACGACCTGTCGTTGCTCGGAGGCGCAGTCTCAATGGGTTACTCCAGTAGCTACAACCGGATaaaagaggatgatgacgaggacgacgatgTTTCTCCTGGTTTCGATCTTACTGCTGCACTGGGACCAATGACCTCCCACGATGAGGATTTTATCAAGAAGCTACAAGAAAAGGAGGCCAATGGGATGTTAACAGGAGGATTGGGTCAGGGCTTCCATGCAGATGTTAAGATGAGAGATGGCGAGCTTCTATCAGCAAACCCCGTAACCGTTCAGCGAAGTCTTTCGCGATCCTTCTCCCGGCGCAACCAGCCCTCGCGCATGGGCCGAGCCGAGACAATTCGACAGAGGGGCCAGGACGAAGCTAACCGGAAGGGAGAAGTGATTGAAGTGATTTTAGAAGAGAATCCAGGCGCAGACTTGAGCAGTATCGAAGGACTCAGCACTGTCGCATCCAATGATTTCCGCCGATCAACCTTTCCAGTCAAGGAGGGCAAGACAGAGATATTCTACCCTCAACCGAATTGGAAACCGCCTACAATGCGATGGCCATACTTGACGCTGTTGATCATCATATCCGTTGTTCTGGCTGCTGTACAGGAATACTTGTTCCAAAGATTCCACAAGAAGCCTATTATCTCATTTACGGAGCCCAAAGACATAGACGCGTTTGTTTACTTTGCAGTCAAGTTTCTGCCAACGGTTGTTGCAGTCACCTTTGGTGTTTTCTGGCAGTTCACCGATTTCGAAGTCCGCCGCTTGGAAGCATTCTACCAACTATCCAAGCAACAAGGCGCATTGGCCTCAAAGTCTATCAACGCCGACTATGTTACAAGCTTCAGCTTCTGGCGACCTTTCCGCGCAATCAAGCTGGGCCACTATGCTGTGGCTTTGTCTTCGTTTGCATCGATTATGGCTGTCTCGCTCGTGCCTACATGTGCAGCTGCGTCTATTATCTTGACCCCGACTCGCAAGGAGCGTATGGAAAGGCCCGACGACGTGAAGGAAATATTTGTGGCAGCGATGTGGTCCCGACTTTTGACTGTGGTCCTATCATTCTGCGCGCTCATGGGCTGTGGTCTCCTCTACGTGCTGCAGACACGACGGTCTGGTCTGCTTGCCGATGTGAGAGGCATCGCTGGCCTGGCAAGTATGGCTGTTGTAAGCCATGTTTTGATGGATTTCAAAGATATGGATACGGCCAAACATAAGGATATTCACCAGAAGCTGAAGCGTCGGCGGTATATGCTGCGAAACTCTTCTCTCGCACCCTACGAGGGCACAAGTGCCAAAGTCGAAACAGATAAAGAGCAGGACGACGCAGCTCATCTCTCAGAGCACCCACATCCCCTGATGCTGCGACCGATGGGATGCATCCCCTTCATAATCGGATTGCTTCTTTTCGCAGCCTTGATTCCggtcttcctcttcacaCCCGCCCAAGTTATTACAGATAAGGCTGCTTGGGTTGTTACGGCGTTAGCTGTTATTCTCAAGTTGTGTTGGGGAGCCATGGAGACATCGGTGCGCATGATGGAACCTTACTATATCCTTTCCAAGCGACACGCGCATTCGAAGACTCTTACCCTTGATTATACAGCGTTGCCTTTCGCTTATATGCCTTTACGGGCGCTTTTAAACGGGCATTTTGTGGTGTTTCTGGTGGGATTCGGCTCTGTCATGGCTGAGTTCCTTACAATCCTCGTGACCAGTCTTGCCACAGTAGACGGACAAGACTTTATAGTGGGATATGGTCTGCATCTTGGCAAGGGAtggaaagacaaagacgatgaagacaAGAAGCTGTTTAATTCTGGACAAGAGACGGTACGCTCATTCTATATCACCCTCGGCTCGACGCTGTTCATATTGTTATACATGTTTGTCGTTGCAAACATGGTTTTCTTTCGACGACGGCACCCTTTTCTGCCGCGACAACCCAACACGATTGCGTCGATTTTGGCCTTTATTCACCAGAGCAAAATGTTGTATAATTTCGTGGGCACCTCGAAGCTCAGCAATGCCGATATGGCAAAGAAGTTGGATGATGGCAAGACATACGGATTGGGTTGGTTTACAGGAAGAGATGGACAGACACATTGCGGAGTGGATCAAGAGGAGTTGACGAGTTCATACAAACACGGTGTTGATTATACGACGATGAACAATCCGTGGAACGCGCAATGGGACGTGCTGTAG
- a CDS encoding hypothetical protein (SECRETED:SignalP(1-20)~TransMembrane:1 (n3-14c20/21o424-443i)~BUSCO:28734at5125), giving the protein MKFYTSVFAVLALTSGRVAAQTVEISATSELTFFEGTRTQKITRQTGPPTGAYSSYASKITLSLSSDTESDELTSTLTGLFPTDYTDSTTITSNLTESATATGTTNGTSTTATKAKPTNTQPCNNYVELCKRKYGNITMVGCHNSPFVRPGNSGSNQELEVETQLNDGVRFLQAQIQFPANSSVPHFCHSTCDLLDAGPITDWLTRVRKWVDSHPYDVVTILLGNGNYSHPDLYVPYIQESGILKYVYQAPYLPMSLEDWPTLESMIVRGKRVIMFIDYVSDQKKYPWLLDEFTQMWETPFDPLDRDFPCTVQRPPDLSEKSAKNRLYLMNHNLNAEFNVFGAEILVPAVALLNETNNDTGYGSLGLAANNCRSDWGRAPNILNVDYYNYGGFPGSVFEVAAQMNNVTYDRKCCGLVASLAPRTYQAASMTVLFTVLMSAYLLF; this is encoded by the coding sequence ATGAAGTTCTACACCTCAGTCTTTGCCGTTCTGGCACTGACTTCTGGTCGCGTGGCAGCCCAGACAGTTGAAATATCAGCTACTTCAGAGCTCACATTCTTTGAAGGTACAAGGACACAGAAGATAACCCGCCAAACCGGTCCTCCCACAGGCGCCTATTCCTCATACGCTTCCAAAATTACACTATCGCTCTCCAGTGATACCGAGTCGGACGAGCTTACAAGCACCCTCACGGGTCTCTTCCCCACCGACTACACAGACAGCACCACTATCACAAGCAACCTCACCGAGAGTGCTACCGCTACGGGGACGACAAATGGCACTTCAACCACTGCAACCAAGGCGAAGCCCACAAACACTCAGCCATGCAACAACTATGTCGAGCTGTGCAAGCGCAAGTACGGCAACATTACTATGGTTGGCTGCCACAACTCCCCCTTCGTGAGACCTGGTAACTCGGGCTCCAACCAGGAGCTCGAGGTTGAGACACAGCTTAACGACGGTGTCCGTTTCCTCCAGGCTCAGATCCAATTCCCCGCCAACTCATCTGTTCCACACTTCTGCCATTCAACCTGCGATCTCCTCGACGCTGGTCCCATCACCGACTGGCTCACCAGGGTGCGAAAATGGGTCGACAGCCATCCATATGATGTTGTCACCATTCTCCTTGGAAATGGAAACTACTCCCACCCTGACCTTTACGTCCCCTACATTCAGGAGAGTGGTATTCTTAAGTACGTTTACCAAGCTCCATACCTTCCCATGTCCCTGGAAGACTGGCCTACTCTGGAAAGCATGATCGTCCGCGGCAAGCGAGTCATCATGTTCATCGACTACGTGTCAGACCAGAAGAAGTACCCATGGCTCCTGGACGAGTTCACCCAGATGTGGGAGACTCCCTTCGACCCTCTGGACCGCGATTTCCCCTGCACTGTGCAGCGACCTCCGGACCTGAGCGAAAAGTCGGCCAAAAACCGCCTGTACTTGATGAACCACAACCTGAACGCCGAATTCAATGTGTTCGGTGCTGAGATCTTGGTCCCGGCTGTTGCGCTGCTCAACGAGACTAATAACGACACGGGCTACGGCAGCTTGGGTCTTGCGGCCAACAACTGCCGCTCTGATTGGGGACGGGCTCCCAACATTCTCAACGTGGACTACTACAACTACGGCGGCTTCCCAGGCTCTGTCTTTGAAGTTGCCGCTCAGATGAACAACGTCACATACGATCGCAAGTGCTGTGGCTTGGTTGCAAGCTTAGCTCCCCGAACGTATCAGGCTGCGTCCATGACAGTTCTTTTCACTGTATTGATGTCAGCATACCTCCTGTTTTAG
- a CDS encoding hypothetical protein (TransMembrane:4 (i12-34o138-161i168-195o215-235i)~BUSCO:49568at5125): protein MVNVHRRNTAIAASIFYFLTIPFLILVIIGNTHINSTLNDIYFFQLDVSQVIPISVENSRLLNSVARSLGLHDFYQVGLWNFCEGYNDEGVTYCSDPKQWYWFNPVEILVSELLAGAQIALPAEAVTVLNLLKIGSRIMYGCFMAGIVVNFVLIPLSLLVIRTRWWSLLLSFLSAITAVLVTLAAVIATVISIAAKVALTAQDQLNIRANIGVKMFAFMWIAAIFTDLAFLLHAAMGCCCRPDRQAQSSPQQSMSETKSNRVSLPGFVRHRKSHTSSS from the exons ATGGTCAACGTCCACCGCCGTAACACGGCCATCGCTGCCAGTATCTTCTACTTCCTAACGATTCCTTTTCTCATCCTTGTCATTATCGGAAACACACACATCAACTCAACCCTAAACGACATCTACTTCTTCCAACTCGATGTGTCACAAGTCATTCCCATATCGGTCGAGAATTCGAGACTCCTCAACTCCGTTGCCCGAAGTCTAGGTCTTCACGATTTCTACCAAGTTGGACTATGGAATTTCTGCGAGGGTTACAATGATGA AGGTGTTACATACTGCTCCGACCCTAAGCAGTGGTACTGGTTCAACCCCGTCGAAATCCTCGTCAGCGAACTGCTTGCGGGAGCCCAGATCGCTCTCCCTGCAGAGGCTGTCACCGTCCTCAACCTCCTCAAGATTGGTTCTAGGATCATGTATGGTTGCTTCATGGCTGGCATTGTCGTCAACTTTGTCCTCATTCCCCTGAGCTTACTTGTCATTCGCACTCGCTGGTGGAGTCTGCTGCTCTCATTTCTCTCCGCCATCACAGCAGTCCTCGTTACTCTTGCTGCAGTCATTGCAACAGTCATCAGCATCGCGGCAAAGGTCGCACTCACAGCGCAAGATCAATTGAACATCAGGGCAAACATTGGTGTAAAGATGTTTGCCTTTATGTGGATCGCCGCCATTTTTACTGATTTGGCTTTTCTCTTGCATGCTGCCATGGGCTGTTGCTGCAGGCCAGACCGTCAAGCGCAGAGTTCACCACAGCAGTCCATGTCCGAAACCAAGAGCAACAGGGTGTCCTTGCCAGGATTCGTCCGCCATAGAAAGAGCCACACGTCCTCGTCATAG
- a CDS encoding hypothetical protein (SECRETED:SignalP(1-26)) produces the protein MVATHAPKALALMAVTLPFVIQAVPAIPIGKSKEVKSENRIPAADYLLEPSIPSTDGIDQIIHVIGKEKEEKPSVSREEITASNLNYFPWGRVNLDSEKTHIPDDDDELEENENKSDDKAKRSMDDGVVVDETASNSAYETIHHKILDTNETATANEPRYNRMELYSNRPTLLHEDKSHKNVPQIEKAKTKQD, from the coding sequence ATGGTAGCGACACATGCGCCCAAGGCTTTGGCCTTGATGGCCGTCACACTTCCCTTCGTCATCCAAGCCGTACCAGCCATCCCCATCGGCAAGAGCAAGGAAGTCAAGTCGGAAAACCGCATCCCCGCCGCAGACTATCTCCTCGAACCTTCTATCCCCAGCACGGATGGTATCGACCAGATCATCCATGTCATtgggaaagaaaaggaggagAAACCCTCAGTATCTCGAGAGGAAATCACGGCGTCTAACCTCAACTACTTCCCCTGGGGCCGAGTCAACCTCGACAGTGAAAAAACACACATTccggatgacgatgacgagttGGAGGAAAACGAGAACAAGTCTGACGATAAAGCCAAACGCAGTATGGACGACGGTGTTGTGGTGGATGAAACAGCATCCAATAGTGCATACGAAACTATCCACCACAAGATTTTAGACACGAACGAGACGGCTACTGCCAATGAGCCTCGATATAACAGAATGGAACTGTATTCCAACCGTCCTACGCTTCTCCACGAGGACAAGTCACACAAGAATGTACCTCAAATAGAGAAGGCCAAGACGAAACAAGATTAG
- a CDS encoding hypothetical protein (BUSCO:27606at5125), producing MDSVAAVLAAFSPTQAATESVKKYDSVIKDHIGAVKSLLSNQRQPIDENTSQILQGIDPSIDSIAFLAILHSALTGPTPPPGIDRRTLLDETLRFLLNFNPLQVRYVGVSFRKLLEHVAEGKLFTPAVSVEAVASALLRLDPTGSMFTSTHLALVKSAYQSAWIEPVLKVLDCDTTFFPGMAGQKDSKLLCDSSLHPAAFISVETGLTESVKSSTVLEYYHLSALCYMSQRDWTKAHRALESVITYPSKDKGVAKIMDEAYKRWLLVGLLKDGKEPSLPSYISAQAKSTYSTLGTPYKNIATQFATTNAGQLKSDADANSHVWEDDGTSSLIAEVIASYQKWQIINLRDIYKRVSISQLRQSTLSAETGEILPTDDIAIHIVREMIDSGLLKGDLESSDDGNELFLHFHNDSETMTEAEFAQEIAQRYQNIESLGKQYQAANERLSSSKEYVKHVVKEQKRADKDSADPGVGFDSQIEEEDLMTGIMAHG from the exons ATGGACTCTGTAGCGGCAGTTTTGGCTGCCTTCTCACCAACTCAGGCTGCGACAGAATCTGTCAAAAAGTACGACTCGGTCATAAAGGATCACATCGGGGCTGTGAAGTCGCTATTATCGAACCAACGCCAGCCCATCGATGAGAATACAAGCCAAATTCTACAG GGCATCGATCCGTCAATCGACTCCATCGCATTTCTAGCCATCCTCCATTCTGCACTCACAGGCCCAACTCCGCCGCCAGGCATCGACCGACGCACGCTTCTTGACGAGACCTTGCGATTTCTTCTTAATTTCAACCCCCTCCAGGTTCGATATGTTGGAGTGTCATTCCGAAAGCTTCTCGAACATGTTGCCGAAGGAAAGCTGTTTACA CCGGCAGTTTCTGTTGAAGCTGTAGCTAGTGCATTGTTGCGACTCGATCCCACTGGAAGTATGTTCACATCTACTCACTTGGCATTGGTGAAGTCTGCCTACCAGTCCGCCTGGATCGAGCCTGTGTTAAAGGTTCTGGATTGCGATACCACCTTCTTCCCTGGCATGGCCGGCCAAAAAGACTCGAAGCTTCTTTGCGATAGTAGCCTGCATCCCGCCGCCTTTATCTCGGTCGAAACGGGTCTCACCGAGTCAGTAAAAAGCTCTACTGTCTTGGAGTACTACCATCTGAGCGCGCTTTGTTATATGTCGCAACGAGATTGGACGAAAGCCCATCGAGCCCTCGAGAGTGTGATCACGTACCCTTCTAAAGATAAGGGGGTCGCTAAGATCATGGATGAAGCGTACAAGCGATGGTTACTAGTTGGTCTGCTCAAGGATGGAAAGGAGCCAAGTTTGCCATCATATATTTCCGCTCAGGCCAAGAGTACCTACTCCACGCTGGGAACACCATACAAGAACATTGCCACTCAGTTCGCGACTACAAACGCCGGTCAGCTCAAGTCTGATGCTGATGCTAATAGCCATGTATGGGAGGATGACGGCACCTCGTctctgattgctgaggtcatTGCATCGTACCAAAAGTGGCAGATCATCAACCTTCGGGACATCTACAAGCGAGTATCCATCTCACAATTGCGCCAGTCCACCCTCTCTGCAGAGACAGGCGAGATTCTTCCGACAGATGACATAGCGATACACATAGTACGAGAAATGATCGATTCTGGCTTGTTGAAGGGCGACCTAGAGTCGTCTGACGACGGAAACGAGCTCTTCCTACATTTCCACAACGATAGCGAGACGATGACGGAGGCGGAGTTTGCTCAGGAGATTGCTCAGCGGTATCAGAACATTGAGAGCCTAGGAAAACAATACCAGGCAGCCAATGAACGACTAAGCAGCAGCAAGGAATACGTTAAGCACGTTGTCAAAGAGCAGAAGCGGGCCGACAAGGACTCAGCTGACCCCGGAGTTGGCTTCGATTCCCagatagaagaagaagacctcatgACAGGTATCATGGCACATGGCTAG